The Seriola aureovittata isolate HTS-2021-v1 ecotype China chromosome 12, ASM2101889v1, whole genome shotgun sequence genome window below encodes:
- the LOC130178249 gene encoding mitochondrial adenyl nucleotide antiporter SLC25A24-like — translation MITAWSNNILTALCLHISPTMYQTLRAALLSNARCWDADSERSYQDLFERLDTNKDGKVDVAELRAGLKAMGIFRQGAAQKIVSSGDQNKDGSLDFKEFTRYLKEHEKKLWLTFKSLDINDDGRIDASEIQQTLGELGMDLSREDALKILQSMDIDGTMMVDWNEWREHFLLYPGHNLEEIIRYWKHSSVLDIGDSLAIPDEFTEEEKSSGRWWKQLSAGAVAGAVSRTGTAPLDRVKVFMQVHSSKTNKISLVGGFKLMITEGGLTSLWRGNGINVLKIAPETAIKFMAYEQYKKLLSSEGKKIETHKRFMAGSMAGATAQTAIYPMEVLKTRLTLRKTGQYGGVFDCAKKILRKEGVKAFYKGYIPNLLGIIPYAGIDLAVYESLKNTWLSYHAKDSANPGVLVLLGCGTISSTCGQLASYPLALVRTRMQAQASLDASDQPSMSSLMKKIVAKDGFFGLYRGILPNFMKVIPAVSISYVVYEYMKTGLGISN, via the exons ATGATTACAGCATGGAGTAATAATATCCTGACCGCACTCTGCTTGCACATTAGCCCTACAATGTATCAGACGTTGCGTGCGGCTTTACTATCAAACGCCCGGTGCTGGGATGCCGACAGTGAGAGGTCATACCAGGACCTGTTTGAAAGGCTCGATACCAATAAGGATGGGAAGGTGGATGTCGCTGAATTGCGAGCGGGCCTGAAGGCGATGGGCATATTCAGGCAGGGCGCTGCACAG AAAATAGTGTCGTCTGGTGACCAGAACAAAGATGGGAGTCTGGACTTCAAGGAGTTCACCAGATATCTGAAGGAGCACGAGAAGAAGCTGTGGCTGACATTTAAGAGTCTGGACATAAACGACGATG GGCGCATTGATGCCTCAGAGATCCAGCAGACCCTTGGCGAGCTGGGCATGGATTTGAGCAGAGAGGATGCCCTGAAAATCTTACAGAG TATGGACATTGATGGCACCATGATGGTGGACTGGAATGAGTGGAGAGAACACTTCCTGTTATACCCTGGCCACAACCTGGAAGAGATCATACGCTACTGGAAACACTCCTCG GTGCTGGACATAGGTGACAGCCTTGCCATCCCTGATGAGttcacagaagaagagaagagctCAGGCCGCTGGTGGAAGCAGCTCTCTGCCGGTGCAGTGGCGGGGGCCGTCTCTCGCACCGGCACCGCCCCTCTGGATAGGGTGAAAGTCTTCATGCag GTTCACTCCTCTAAGACCAACAAGATCAGCCTGGTAGGGGGCTTCAAACTGATGATAACAGAGGGAGGTCTAACGTCACTGTGGAGAGGAAATGGAATCAATGTTTTAAAGATTGCACCTGAGACAGCGATCAAATTTATGGCATATGAACAA TATAAGAAGTTGTTATcatcagagggaaaaaagatTGAGACGCACAAGAGGTTTATGGCTGGTTCTATGGCTGGGGCCACAGCGCAGACAGCCATCTACCCAATGGAG GTATTGAAAACTCGACTGACTCTGAGAAAGACCGGCCAGTATGGAGGGGTGTTTGATTGTGCCAAGAAGATCCTGAGGAAGGAGGGGGTCAAAGCTTTCTACAAGGGCTACATTCCAAACTTACTGGGCATCATTCCCTATGCAGGGATAGACCTCGCTGTTTATGAG AGTCTAAAGAACACTTGGTTGTCGTACCACGCCAAGGACTCGGCTAACCCTGGAGTTCTGGTGTTGCTGGGCTGCGGGACCATCTCCAGTACCTGTGGCCAGCTGGCTAGCTATCCACTCGCACTGGTACGCACACGAATGCAGGCACAAG CGTCTCTGGATGCATCAGACCAGCCCTCCATGAGTTCTCTAATGAAGAAGATTGTAGCCAAAGATGGGTTTTTTGGACTCTACCGCGGCATCCTGCCAAACTTTATGAAAGTCATTCCTGCTGTCAGCATTAGCTACGTGGTTTACGAGTACATGAAGACTGGCTTAGGAATCTCCAATTGA
- the prkab2 gene encoding 5'-AMP-activated protein kinase subunit beta-2, translating to MGNTSDRVSGDRHGAKAHRSDSSGSHKDQEHSSKMVDSTDDPNIFNTHGPESKALGEKEFTPDLDDLVKPGPQARPTVIRWAGGGKEVYIAGSFNNWGTKIPLNKSHNDFVAILDLPEGEHQYKFFVDGQWVHDPSEPVVTSQLGTINNLIQVKKSDFEVFDALQVDSLECSDTSDLSSSPPGPYGQEQYIFRPEEHFKAPPILPPHLLQVILNKDTNISCDPALLPEPNHVMLNHLYALSIKDGVMVLSATHRYKKKYVTSLLYKPI from the exons ATGGGCAACACAAGTGATAGGGTGTCTGGAGATCGCCATGGAGCCAAAGCCCACCGCTCGGACAGTAGCGGCAGTCACAAAGACCAAGAACACAGCAGCAAGATGGTGGACAGCACAGATGACCCCAACATCTTCAACACCCATGGGCCTGAGTCCAAG GCATTAGGAGAGAAAGAATTCACCCCAGATCTGGATGACCTGGTGAAGCCTGGTCCTCAGGCTCGACCCACTGTGATCCGATGGGCaggtggagggaaggaggtCTACATAGCTGGTTCCTTTAATAACTGGGGCACAAAGATACCGCTAAATAAGAG TCATAATGACTTTGTAGCGATCCTGGACCTGCCTGAAGGAGAGCACCAGTACAAGTTTTTTGTAGATGGGCAGTGGGTCCACGATCCCTCTGAG CCAGTGGTAACCAGCCAGCTCGGCACCATCAACAACCTGATCCAGGTGAAGAAGTCTGACTTTGAGGTGTTTGATGCCCTGCAGGTCGACTCTCTGGAGTGCTCAGACACATCAG ATCTGTCCAGCTCCCCTCCAGGTCCATATGGACAGGAACAGTACATCTTCAGACCCGAGGAGCATTTCAAAGCCCCACCGATactccctcctcacctccttcaAGTCATACTCAACAAAGACACCAATATATCT TGTGACCCTGCCCTGCTGCCTGAACCCAACCACGTCATGCTAAATCACCTGTACGCTCTCTCAATAAAG gATGGAGTGATGGTGCTGAGTGCGACTCACAGATACAAGAAGAAATACGTCACTTCTCTGCTTTACAAGCCTATCTAA